CGGTGACATTCGACGGCATAGCTGTTCAGCAGCTGGTACCCATCTCGTAGAAATCTGGGGTTAGTGAGTTATCCGAGCTATTATCTTTCTGACAAAAACTGCACATGGTGGCGCTGTTATTAAACCCTCACTTGAACTTCCTCACACAGCTCAATACGCTTTACCGAACCACCCATTGTAGTTTTAGGATGTTTGGATGAATTACCACCAAATTGGAAAACCTTAAGGGGACCGACAAGCACGGGTGTAACATTTGCGCAAGATTGGCTGAAAACATGGCCGCCATCAAGCGGAGCGTCTTTGCAGGGTCATAGACGGGACCTAGAAACAAATAGTTTAGAAGTCTTTGACAATTGGTCTAACGATTATAATACTTGGAAGGAATTTGCATGATAGCATGAATTCTAGTGCGTTTCGACTACAACCTGTAGAGGACGCCACACACATAATTTACAGACAGGTGAAAACATTAGGACGCCCCAAGGTGGTGAAAACTGACACCTATTTTTCTAATTGAGGAAGTGAGTCTATCCTCTACCAATACCTCAAAGTACATCTTGGTTCTGTTCATGGTTTCTTCAAAGTCTTTCAACCTGGTTTGCTTTTCTAAGATTCTGTAGAACTTACAAGAATGTCCAACATGTTCTGTTATTTTTCACCACCATGTATGTAGTAGGTTAGCCGCTGTCCATTGATTGGTCTAAAGAAAGCTTGTCACTTCCTCATTCCAATCAAATGTTAGCATGTGAGCATACTGTGGTAAACACAAGTGAACGAGACTGCTTGTTCTTCTACACAGGCGCTACATCCAAATCTATGGACATTTACGTCCCAAAGTCTACAGTGTTGGTATATGTGTCTGTAGGTACAAGGAAAGCCACGTGGTGACAGCACGAGCCAGTGTGACAGTGATCCACCCAGATCTGGGATGTTTAATCAGCTGCATAGAGCTGCAGAAGTACTGTATAATACTCCTGTATGCAGACTATGGACGCAGCCCAGGTGAGCACACACTGAATCGTGGTCTTCTTCTACATCCTTTGTTGACTTTATGGCTGATTGTTTTTCTCTGGGTATTCCAGTCGGGAGTGTCAAGGCTCGGGCAGACGCCCCCGATCTGCAGCGCTGCTTCTTCCAGCTAAGCGCCTTAGGAATGGACCCTGTCATCCTTCTGGGGGGATTTTCAGCTTTTCACGCCCTGTACCCTTTCCTCTGCACATCGCACATGGCACTGGTGGAACCAGAGAGGCATATGCTCACCATTTACCCATCAGAGATTCTGGAAGGCACTCTCTATCAGGGCTCTGCCACCCAGGCTTCAAACTACCGGATCATCAGGAACCTCCACATCACTCATGTGGTCAACGCAACCGCCAACTGCCCCGATGCATTCCCCAACATATTGAGCTACCTGCGACTGAGGCTGACCGACGACGGCCAGCAAGATCTGGTGGAAGCGTTGCAGCTGGCGTCCAGGTTCATCACCGCCGCGCTGAAGGCCAAGCCGGCCGGCCGAGTCCTGGTTCACTGCAGCATGGGGCGGAGCCGCAGCTCGGCGCTGACGCTGGCGTT
This sequence is a window from Nerophis ophidion isolate RoL-2023_Sa linkage group LG09, RoL_Noph_v1.0, whole genome shotgun sequence. Protein-coding genes within it:
- the LOC133558740 gene encoding probable rhodanese domain-containing dual specificity protein phosphatase; its protein translation is MDPVILLGGFSAFHALYPFLCTSHMALVEPERHMLTIYPSEILEGTLYQGSATQASNYRIIRNLHITHVVNATANCPDAFPNILSYLRLRLTDDGQQDLVEALQLASRFITAALKAKPAGRVLVHCSMGRSRSSALTLAFLMQHRHWSLLHALRWLKERRACTAPNLNFLRQLLTYEEQLFGSRLTSLDDIRR